The following are from one region of the Fusarium keratoplasticum isolate Fu6.1 chromosome 4, whole genome shotgun sequence genome:
- a CDS encoding G domain-containing protein — translation MNGTAKHNPKALDKTKFPKPRDRQLVKLRCPAKTCSDEQVVWLCSVCHGQLEHYEELIYCDCGRYGPSAVTFNCNKQAHGTGFVGFSSKHLLRHLGKLQQYRCLNILLLGETGVGKSTFINAFVNYLMFNTLDDAIQEEKLRWLIPFKFSYPDMSGPNRKPVHIEVCAGHNKNELDGSAGSSATQKTKVYRLKIGDTVIRLIDTPGIGDTRGFDQDKKNMANVLSTLGGLEELHGILFLLKPTMSRLTPAVRWCVKELLTHLHKDAARNLVFGFTNTRQAGYTPGDSYKPLESLLNEVDIALGGEIVYSFDSEGFRFLAALKQARNELDGIDAFRRSWERSKKEIHRLLHHFQMLQPHAIQSTISLNRARELITALTRPMADITGSIEDTIRINTERLSELQDSRCKGDELKAKLHFQRVIIHATKLARPRTVCCDQACVEYRDIGTGENRPVYKTLCHDPCYLSDVDADVVGHGNLTKCWAMNRTDWCRRCSHHWQQHLHFQWQQEEMVVEERDNNVARQIRDNESEIQVKETAIKSIKQKTDKAKAVRQEIRDAAVQFGLFLKHKSITPYNDETISYLDMLIKEEKQTAQYAKSVGLGGSKRQTDRLNSLIRSQNEYRERIAVFEQANETAKKQLLDERSVDGLIQRLYCLESWGPNLRVIMKLAKKATSSFSSEQEFNGPWRQSLTNDSNWVASQASEDESSSPDRPAGTGRAAGSQTASSSILQRRHAIMAKTATKQVVLLAIHVQVIARTALAAGMENAPFPTPGKGPSPVGMVPDVERRIASSSILQHLNAATERTATRMAAPSAIRVFVIARTLRNAEIKHVPLLIPGHDRNSVGMGPGVGKQTAALSILQQRTVAMAKTAISLVVLSAIHAPVTAAMDPAAGVKVVPLHISGQSQSCARVAFYVETRIAS, via the exons ATGAACGGAACCGCCAAACACAATCCCAAGGCCCTCGACAAGACCAAGTTTCCGAAGCCTCGTGACCGACAATTGGTCAAACTCCGTTGTCCAGCCAAGACTTGTTCTGATGAGCAGGTAGTCTGGCTATGCTCCGTCTGCCATGGGCAGCTCGAGCACTACGAAGAGCTCATCTACTGTGATTGCGGAAGGTACGGGCCCAGCGCCGTCACCTTCAATTGCAACAAACAGGCCCATGGTACTGGGTTCGTGGGCTTTTCATCCAAGCATCTACTGAGGCACTTGGGAAAGCTGCAGCAGTACAGATGCCTGAATATCCTGCTTCTCGGGGAGACCGGAGTCGGAAAGTCGACATTCATCAACGCCTTCGTGAACTATCTCATGTTCAATACCCTCGACGATGCAATCCAGGAAGAAAAGCTGCGCTGGCTGATTCCTTTCAAATTCTCCTACCCCGACATGTCTGGTCCCAATCGGAAGCCCGTTCACATAGAGGTCTGTGCTGGGCACAACAAGAATGAACTGGATGGATCCGCAGGCTCGTCTGCCACACAGAAAACCAAGGTCTATCGCCTGAAGATCGGAGACACCGTCATCCGCCTGATCGATACACCAGGAATTGGAGACACCCGAGGCTTTGATCAGGACAAGAAAAACATGGCCAACGTCCTCTCTaccctcggcggccttgaagagcttcacGGTATCCTTTTCCTGCTCAAGCCTACCATGTCCCGATTGACTCCAGCAGTTCGTTGGTGTGTCAAGGAGCTCCTCACTCATCTTCACAAAGATGCGGCACGCAATCTGGTTTTCGGATTCACAAATACCCGTCAGGCGGGCTACACACCGGGTGACTCTTATAAGCCACTGGAGTCTCTTCTCAACGAGGTCGATATTGCCCTCGGCGGGGAGATTGTGTATTCCTTTGATTCCGAGGGCTTTCGCTTCCTGGCAGCCCTGAAGCAAGCCAGGAACGAGTTGGATGGGATTGATGCCTTCCGTCGAAGCTGGGAAAGATCCAAGAAAGAAATCCACCGACTCCTGCACCACTTTCAGATGCTTCAGCCCCATGCAATCCAGAGTACAATCAGCCTCAACCGAGCCCGAGAGCTCATCACAGCCTTGACCCGGCCAATGGCAGATATTACCGGTAGCATCGAGGACACGATCCGAATCAATACTGAACGGCTGAGTGAGCTCCAAGACTCTCGATGCAAAGGCGACGAGCTCAAAGCCAAACTTCACTTCCAGAGGGTCATCATTCATGCAACGAAGCttgcaaggccaagaactGTTTGCTGCGATCAGGCCTGTGTGGAATATCGTGATATCGGAACAGGAGAGAATCGTCCTGTGTACAAGACCCTATGCCACGACCCCTGTTACCTTAGCGATGTCGACGCTGACGTTGTTGGGCATGGCAACCTAACCAAGTGTTGGGCTATGAACCGGACAGACTGGTGTCGCAGATGCAGCCACCACTGGCAGCAGCATCTTCACTTCCAGTGGCAGCAGGAAGAGATGGTTGTGGAGGAGAGGGACAACAACGTGGCGAGGCAAATTCGTGACAACGAGTCGGAAATCCAGGTCAAGGAAACCGCAATCAAGAGCATAAAACAAAAAACAGACAAGGCCAAAGCGGTACGGCAAGAGATACGAGACGCAGCCGTTCAATTTGGTCTCTTCCTCAAGCACAAGAGTATCACTCCCTACAACGATGAGACGATTTCTTACCTGGACATGCTCatcaaagaggagaagcaaaCCGCCCAGTACGCCAAAAGCGTAGGACTGGGAGGTTCGAAAAGACAGACCGATCGACTGAACAGTCTGATACGCAGTCAGAACGAGTATCGAGAAAGAATAGCCGTGTTCGAGCAGGCGAATGAGACTGCAAAGAAACAACTTCTGGATGAGAGGAGTGTCGATGGCTTGATCCAGCGCCTTTATTGTCTCGAGAGCTGGGGTCCAAACTTGAGGGTAATCATGAAACTTGCTAAGAAGGCGACCTCCTCATTCTCCTCCGAACAAGAGTTCAATGGTCCTTGGAGACAAAGTCTGACCAATGACTCGAACTGGGTTGCATCCCAGGCCTCTGAAGATGAGTCTTCATCC CCAGACAGGCCTGCAGGAACGGGTCGGGCTGCCGGGAGTCAGACTGCAAGTTCGAGCATCCTCCAGCGCCGCCATGCCATAATGGCAAAGACTGCTACAAAGCAGGTTGTACTTTTAGCCATCCACGTCCAAGTCATTGCAAGGACGGCACTGGCTGCCGGAATGGAGAATGCCCCTTTTCCCACCCCTGGCAAAGGCCCAAGTCCTGTCGGAATGGTCCCGGATGTCGAGAGGCGGATTGCAAGTTCGAGCATCCTCCAGCACCTCAATGCCGCAACGGAAAGGACTGCTACAAGGATGGCTGCACCTTCAGCCATCCGCGTCTTCGTCATTGCAAGGACGCTGCGAAATGCCGAAATCAAGCATGTGCCTTTGCTCATCCCTGGCCACGACCGAAATTCTGTAGGAATGGGCCCGGGTGTCGGGAAGCAGACTGCAGCTTTGAGCATCCTCCAGCAACGGACTGTCGCAATGGCAAAGACTGCTATAAGTCTGGTTGTACTTTCAGCCATCCACGCCCCCGTCACTGCAGCAATGGACCCAGCTGCCGGAGTGAAGGTTGTGCCCTTGCACATCTctggccaaagccaaagttGTGCAAGAGTGGCTTTCTATGTCGAGACAAGGATTGCAAGTTAG